From a region of the Solanum stenotomum isolate F172 chromosome 2, ASM1918654v1, whole genome shotgun sequence genome:
- the LOC125856075 gene encoding uncharacterized protein LOC125856075 — MSPYQLVYVKSCHLPVELEHKAMWALRKLNLDWGAASGQRVNDMNELDEFRLKALHFLPSKFKCKWTGPFRVTQIFPHGAVELENKEGTRIKVNGQRIKVYMGKSESVQEVIDTYYLDKVIVVTLSKTLNPILSVNDR, encoded by the exons atgtcgccctaccaacttgtatatgtgAAGTCATGCCATTtgccagtagagctagagcataaggccaTGTGGGCGCTAAggaagttgaatttggattggggaGCTGCATCAGGTCAAAGAgtgaatgacatgaatgagcttgatgagtttcgcctaaaagc GTTGCATTTTTTACCTAGTAAGTTCAAGTGCAAGTGGACTGGGCCATTCAGAGTCACTCAAATATTTCCACATGGAGCGGTCGAGCTTGAGAACAAAGAGGGAACAAGGATCAAAGTGAACGGGCAACGAATCAAGGTCTACATGGGGAAGTCGGAGAGTGTCCAAGAAGTGATAGACACCTACTATCTTGATAAAGTGATTGTTGTAACGTTATCAAAGACACTTAATCCGATTCTAAGCGTCAACGATCGTTAA